CCGTCAAAAGCAAATGGACTTTTCATCGGTTGTCCTTCCAAATACCGAACCAAATTGAATGGGGGTGATTCGTCAATGTACCCTTCATTCCTGCTAAAATCAATTTTGTATTGCGGTTTCCCTCTCTTTTTTCCTATAAGAATATCAAAAAAAGGAGACGCAATGCAGCCATGGGAAACCCATACCCCGCACCCGTCGCAACCCGCCCGCTATGTCCTGGCTTTTGATCTGGGCAGCAGTGAACTGAAAGCCGCCGTTGTGGATGACGCTGGGCAGGTCGCGGCCGGTGTGTCAGAGCCTGTAACCACCTATCTACTGCCCGAAGGGGGCGCTGAACAGGATCCCCTGGAGTGGTGGGAAAGTCTTTGCAGAGCCGCCAAACGGGTCATTCGGGATTCAGGCGTTCCGGCCGATTCCATTGCCGCCGTGTGCTGCGATTCACAGTTTTCGGTCGCCGTGCCGGTGGACCGGCATGGCGAGCCGCTCATGCGGGCGGTCCACTGGATGGATACCCGCGGCGGTCCCTACAATCGGCGCATTACCGGCGGGTTTCCGAGCATCCAGGGCTACAGCCTTTTCAAGCTTTTCAAGTGGATTCGGTCGACGGGACTGGTCCCCACCCGTTCGGGCGTGGACTCTCTGGGGCACGTGCTCTTTATCAAGCATGAGCGGCCGGATATCTATGCCCGGACCTATAAGTTTCTCGAGCCCATGGATTTCTTAACCGCCCGGCTGACCGGCAGGATTACAGCCACTCAGAAAACCATGGTGCCTTTCGTCATTATGGACAACCGCCGCTGGGGCTCGCTTAAATACAGCCGGGATTTGCTGAATCTGGCCGGCCTGACGGAAGAAAAATTTCCTGAACTCATTGCCAACAACGGCATTATCGGTCCGCTGTCGCCTTCCGTGGCTGAAGCATGGGGGTTGCCGGCATCCACACCGGTGGTCGCCGGCATTGCGGACTCCAATGCATCCGCCATCGGCGCCGGCGCGGTTCAGGACTACGACGCCATCATCTACATCGGTACGTCGCAGTACATGACGTGCCATGTGCCTTTTAAAAAAACGGATCTGACGCATTTCATGACATCGCTGCCCAGCCCCTTTCCTTCACGATACTATTTATTGGGAGAACAGGGCGCCGGCGGCAAATGTGTCGAATTTTACTTGAAGCAGCTTGTGTACGACAACGACCGTTTCGCCACCGGTCCCTGCCCGAATGATGCTCACGAACGCTTCAACCAGGCAGCCGCTGACGCAGCAGCCGGCAGCAACGGCGTTATTTTTCTGCCCTGGCTGAATGGGAGTGTGGTTCCCTGCGAAGATCCCTATGTTCGCGGCGGGTTTGTCAATCTTTCTCTGGACACGAACCGTTCCCACCTGAGCCGAGCCGTCATGGAAGGTTTGGCCTTCAACAACCGCTGGACACAGGAAGCTGCTGAAAAGTTCATCGGAAGGCGCATTGAAAAATTCAGATTTTCCGGGGGCGGCGCCCTGTCGGATCTCTGGGCCCAAATTCACGCCGATGTCCTTGATGTAACGATTTCTCAGGTGGAGGATCCCGTCAACACGACGGTTCGCGGTACCGCACTGCTGGCGCTGAATATTCTGGGGCATCGCTCGCTTTCGGACATTCAGCGTCTGATAAAAATCAGAAAGGCCTATGCGCCGAATCCCGACAACCGAAAGCTTTATGACGCTGTGTATGCCCAGTACCGGGCGTTTTTCAAAAAAAACCGAACCATTTTCAAGGCATTGAATCACTCATAAACTATGACCGCCAAAGGAGGTCTCCATGTCCGAACAAAACGATCAGAACCCGCCCGCCGACCCTTTCAAGCCGTACAAGGGCCGTTTTCAGTCCTATCAGAAGCTTCCGGAACAGGGCCGCAACCGGGATGAGATATTTAAAGAACTGGCCGTCATGGCTGAAGAAGAAAACGCCAAATGGCAATCCGGCAAAGTTTCCGGGACCTTTTACCACGCCGGTGATGCTCACCGAAAATTTCTGAACGAAATTTTCTCTCTTTTTTCCCATGAGAACACCATTCAATTTGATCTGTGCCCCAGCATGTTCAAAATGGAAAGTGAAATTATCGCCATGACTGCCGACATGCTTCATGCAAATGCGGCAGCGGAACACGATGCGAAGGACCGCGTCTGCGGAACGGTCACGTCGGGGGGAACGGAAAGCATCCTGATGGCCATGAAGGCGTATCGTGACCAGGCTCTTCAGGAGAAAGGCATTCGCTCACCGGAAATCATCCTGCCCCACACTGCACATCCCGCATTCGACAAAGCCGGCCAATACTTCGGCATCAGAATGCGGCACATAGCGGTTTCAGAACCGGATTTCCGTGTCAATCCACAAAATGTCGAAGCCGCCATCAATGAAAATACCGTCGCAATTGTCGGCAGTGCCGGCAATTACCCCTACGGACTCATCGACCCTTTGGCGGAATTGTCGGACCTTGCACTGAAGCACGATGTCGGGTTTCACGTGGACGGATGCCTGGGCGGATTTATTTTGCCCTGGATCGAAAAGCTGGGATACCCTGTGCCCCCCTTTGATTTCAGACTCCCCGGCGTCACATCCATTTCGGCCGACACCCACAAGTACGGGTTCGCCCTCAAGGGAACATCCGTAATCCTCTACCGCAGCAACGCCTTGCGCCGCTTTCAGTATTTCAATGTTCCGGACTGGCCGGGCGGGTTGTATGCATCACCGACAGCCGCGGGGAGCCGTTCCGGCGGCCTTACGGCAGCCACATGGGCCAGCATGGTTTATCTGGGCGAGCAAGGATATCTCGAGGCTGCTCGAGCCATCATGGCGGTGGCCGACAAAATAAAAGCGGGAATTCGAAAAATTCCGGAGCTCGAACTGAACGGGGATCCGACCTTTGTCATCAGCTTCCGTTCCGCCGCAGTGGATGTTTTTCACATCAACGACGCTATGAAAGCCAAGGGCTGGCGGTTTAACGTCCTGCAGCTGCCGCCGGGACTGCATTTCTGCGTCACCATGCCCCAGACCTTTGTCGACGGCGTGGCCGATGCGTTTCTGGAAGATTTGACCGCGGGTGTGGCCTATGCAAAGTCCAAAGCGGGCACACCGGCCGAGACAAGTGCGCTTTACGGCATTGCCGGCACCCTTGAAGGCAACCGGCAGGTCACCGAGCTCATTTACGGCGCGCTCGATTACCTCTATTCCGTCTAACGGCAGACCGGCGCATGCGCTTTTCTACCGGGGCTGTTCTTTCAAACGCAGGCGCTCCACTGCCGCTTCGGCCCAGTCGCTCAGCTGGGTGATGGCAGTGGAATTGACATCCGGGCGGGCATCGGCGGCATTGAACCAAATTTTTCCCTCTGCGGGAATTCCCAGGGCACAGATATGCGGATGGGCGGCTCCGTTTTGAGCGATGATATGAAAATCTTCACTCACGTCCAGACCGCCCAAACGGTATGTTTCAGCCCCGTCCCGGTTGACATAGGGTCGAACCAGGCCACGCCTCAAAAGATTCTGCATCAATGCCGATGAATCTTCGCGCAGGTTGACGCCATGAATACGACCGTTGAGAATGTGCTGCACATATCTTTCGGAGTTCCGCACCTGCGGGCTTCGAATTAGAAACTCCCCGCGATTCCGGTCCATGCCAATTTCAGGATCGGGGCCCGAAAACCCAACTTTGCCGATTTCGGCCAGGTGAAGAAGCTGCCGGCAGCTCTCCACCGGCGGGCCCACGGCAATCCGGTTGTTCACACGATCAAAGCTTCTGTTCAGAAATTTATGAGACGCCGGTGTGAGTCCGCCGAAATTCACGGCCATCCTTAAAATATCCCGGCAGTCCCTCAGCACGGAATCCACCGCATTTTTCAGCGGACTGGTCATGTTTCCCAAATCCGCTTCGCGAATGTCGTCCGCCATGGTTTTCGTGATGAAGGCCATATAATCGGACAGGGAGGCAAAAACGGGGGTCTTCGAAGGCGTTCGGGCCTCAAGGGCCCTTAAAGGATTTTGCAGGTCTTCCCAGCTCAGTCTTTTTTCGAAAGGAATTTCGCTGCGAATCATTTCCGCTCGTATTTCCGGTGCACAGGTTAAATAGGTTCTGCCGAATGCATCACCCAGCAGCGTAGTATAATAGACGAATTCCATTTCCTGAAAAATCAGCGGAAAAATGTCCTGCTGAAAATCGAGTCTGGTCTTCTCAGCCTTGAGCCTGCGGACCGCGTCCGCGGTAAAAATCGCCGGCTGGTACTGCCGGGTTTTTTGGTTGTGCGCCCGCGCCGAATAGGGAAGCCCGATGCGTGATCCCAGAATGGCATAGGGTTCGTTGCCGGAGGCCGTATAAGCACCGTTTTTGAAGCAGCCGCCCCGGCCCCAGGTGAAGGCCCGTACGATGTCGATGGCCGTGAGTCCCATGCCGATGACATAGACGCTTTCATTCGGCCGAATATGCCGCGTCATTTCCTCAATGGGGTAAACATGGTGGATATAGGTGACGTTTTTTCCCTTTTTCTGCTGCGCCGCTGCGAAGCGGCCCCACTGTTCCGGCTCGGAGTCGGGTCGAATACCGTTTACGGCGTGCCCGGTCACCAGAAGGATTTCACCGGCATTGACGGAGGTGCCGTCGCCCAGAAGGATTGTCTGTCCATTCACCGGATCAATGTCTACAGCGGTGGCGGCATGACGGTGAACGGTCACACCCGGGGGTAAATTTTCTTCGGTCCATTCAAATACGTGGGCCAGATACTGCCCGTGATGGGCTCTTGCGGGGTAGTCATTGAGGCCGATGTCCAGGCCCTCGGACACCAGGTATCCGTGCAGGGTTTTTCTTTTGAAGGATCGGCGGGCTTCGTGATCATCATCCCCCAGGGCTGTAATCTGGGATGCCACCGTGTTGAGCAACAGGTAGTCCGGTTGCGCGGGGTTGTGGACAAATCCTCCGCCGTAGTTGCCGGATCTGTCGATCACGTGTATCTCTACCGGCTCGTTCAAGGGAGAGCGGCTCAGCTTCAATGCCAGCCGTCTGAAGCCGTAAGTACCCCGCGGGCCGGAACCGATAATCGCGATGATGTGCGCCATGATCAAAGGGCCCTTACATGCGCCGGTTGACGGCCTTTG
The Deltaproteobacteria bacterium genome window above contains:
- a CDS encoding aspartate aminotransferase family protein, producing MSEQNDQNPPADPFKPYKGRFQSYQKLPEQGRNRDEIFKELAVMAEEENAKWQSGKVSGTFYHAGDAHRKFLNEIFSLFSHENTIQFDLCPSMFKMESEIIAMTADMLHANAAAEHDAKDRVCGTVTSGGTESILMAMKAYRDQALQEKGIRSPEIILPHTAHPAFDKAGQYFGIRMRHIAVSEPDFRVNPQNVEAAINENTVAIVGSAGNYPYGLIDPLAELSDLALKHDVGFHVDGCLGGFILPWIEKLGYPVPPFDFRLPGVTSISADTHKYGFALKGTSVILYRSNALRRFQYFNVPDWPGGLYASPTAAGSRSGGLTAATWASMVYLGEQGYLEAARAIMAVADKIKAGIRKIPELELNGDPTFVISFRSAAVDVFHINDAMKAKGWRFNVLQLPPGLHFCVTMPQTFVDGVADAFLEDLTAGVAYAKSKAGTPAETSALYGIAGTLEGNRQVTELIYGALDYLYSV
- a CDS encoding FAD/NAD(P)-binding protein; the protein is MAHIIAIIGSGPRGTYGFRRLALKLSRSPLNEPVEIHVIDRSGNYGGGFVHNPAQPDYLLLNTVASQITALGDDDHEARRSFKRKTLHGYLVSEGLDIGLNDYPARAHHGQYLAHVFEWTEENLPPGVTVHRHAATAVDIDPVNGQTILLGDGTSVNAGEILLVTGHAVNGIRPDSEPEQWGRFAAAQQKKGKNVTYIHHVYPIEEMTRHIRPNESVYVIGMGLTAIDIVRAFTWGRGGCFKNGAYTASGNEPYAILGSRIGLPYSARAHNQKTRQYQPAIFTADAVRRLKAEKTRLDFQQDIFPLIFQEMEFVYYTTLLGDAFGRTYLTCAPEIRAEMIRSEIPFEKRLSWEDLQNPLRALEARTPSKTPVFASLSDYMAFITKTMADDIREADLGNMTSPLKNAVDSVLRDCRDILRMAVNFGGLTPASHKFLNRSFDRVNNRIAVGPPVESCRQLLHLAEIGKVGFSGPDPEIGMDRNRGEFLIRSPQVRNSERYVQHILNGRIHGVNLREDSSALMQNLLRRGLVRPYVNRDGAETYRLGGLDVSEDFHIIAQNGAAHPHICALGIPAEGKIWFNAADARPDVNSTAITQLSDWAEAAVERLRLKEQPR
- a CDS encoding FGGY-family carbohydrate kinase, whose translation is MQPWETHTPHPSQPARYVLAFDLGSSELKAAVVDDAGQVAAGVSEPVTTYLLPEGGAEQDPLEWWESLCRAAKRVIRDSGVPADSIAAVCCDSQFSVAVPVDRHGEPLMRAVHWMDTRGGPYNRRITGGFPSIQGYSLFKLFKWIRSTGLVPTRSGVDSLGHVLFIKHERPDIYARTYKFLEPMDFLTARLTGRITATQKTMVPFVIMDNRRWGSLKYSRDLLNLAGLTEEKFPELIANNGIIGPLSPSVAEAWGLPASTPVVAGIADSNASAIGAGAVQDYDAIIYIGTSQYMTCHVPFKKTDLTHFMTSLPSPFPSRYYLLGEQGAGGKCVEFYLKQLVYDNDRFATGPCPNDAHERFNQAAADAAAGSNGVIFLPWLNGSVVPCEDPYVRGGFVNLSLDTNRSHLSRAVMEGLAFNNRWTQEAAEKFIGRRIEKFRFSGGGALSDLWAQIHADVLDVTISQVEDPVNTTVRGTALLALNILGHRSLSDIQRLIKIRKAYAPNPDNRKLYDAVYAQYRAFFKKNRTIFKALNHS